One genomic segment of Syngnathus typhle isolate RoL2023-S1 ecotype Sweden linkage group LG8, RoL_Styp_1.0, whole genome shotgun sequence includes these proteins:
- the LOC133158007 gene encoding max-interacting protein 1-like, giving the protein MVKYVGQQPQDNERKKQELVSERGAFTDPRDSGDVSDCSLGDASDAKCSAMDTFMKNVQVLLDAAHYIESVDKNSGKCEHGYASTYPANDLALPQKHRKFNKNRKLDNIHNRSAHNELEKNRRAHLRLCLERLKSLIPLGPDCSRHTTLGLLNKAKVHIKKLEEADRRSQHQLDTLEREQRYLQRQLAQLQTLGERDRVRTDSLGSPTDSDRYESDRGWAAVVADGKGGLLRHVWVTVVLCAFAEEIEVDVECTDFSLVEMDSVSSGGASDLDDQSSRQSSASDEGYSTCSLKVAFSA; this is encoded by the exons ATGGTGAAGTACGTGGGACAACAACCCCAGGACAACGAGCGGAAAAAGCAGGAGCTAGTGTCGGAGCGCGGTGCGTTCACGGACCCGCGGGATTCGGGAGACGTGTCCGACTGCTCGCTGGGCGACGCGTCGGACGCCAAGTGTTCCGCCATGGACACGTTCATGAAGAACGTACAAGTGTTGCTCGACGCCGCGCACTACATCGAGAGCGTGGATAAGAACAGCGGAA AATGCGAGCATGGTTATGCTTCGACGTATCCTGCCAATGATCTGGCACTCCCACAGAAACATCGTAAATTCAACAAGAACAGGAAATTGGACAATATTCACAATAG GTCAGCCCACAATGAACTGGAAAAGAATAG ACGAGCGCATCTCCGTCTGTGCTTGGAAAGGTTGAAGTCGCTCATCCCTCTGGGACCAGACTGCAGTCGGCACACCACGCTGGGACTCCTCAACAAGGCCAAAGTGCACATCAAG AAACTAGAGGAGGCGGACCGGAGGAGTCAGCACCAGCTGGACACCCTGGAGCGGGAGCAGAGATACTTGCAGAGGCAGCTGGCCCAGCTCCAGACGCTCGGCGAAAGAGACCGCGTCCGCACGGACAGCCTAGGCTCCCCCACCGACTCGGACCGCTACGAATCGGACAGAGGTTGGGCTGCGGTTGTTGCCGACGGCAAAGGCGGCCTCCTTCGACATGTGTGGGTCACGGTGGTTTTGTGTGCGTTTGCAGAGGAGATCGAAGTGGACGTGGAGTGCACCGACTTCTCCCTAGTAGAAATGGACAGCGTCAGTAGCGGCGGGGCCAGCGACCTGGACGACCAGAGCAGCCGGCAGAGCTCGGCCAGCGACGAGGGCTACTCTACCTGCAGCCTCAAAGTGGCCTTCTCTGCTTGA
- the smndc1 gene encoding survival of motor neuron-related-splicing factor 30: MSEDLVKQLGSYKAQLQQVEVALSTDQENEDLLKLQKDLQEVIDLTKDLLASQPADATPSVNGAAPAPIRHIWKVGDKCLSVWSQDGQVYEAEIEEIDHENSTAAVTFTGYGNAEIIPLQNLKAVEDRRRLEDDLGLSRNKSRKEQIAEQREYKKKKAQKKVLRMKELEQEREDQKSKWQQFNNKAYSKNKKGQVKRSIFASPESVNGKVGVGTCGIADKPMTQYNDTSKYNVRHLMPQ; encoded by the exons ATGTCGGAGGATTTAGTGAAGCAGCTCGGCAGCTACAAAGCTCAGCTACAGCAGGTTGAAGTTGCCTTGTCCACCGACCAAGAAAATGAGGATCTCCTCAAGCTACAGAAAGACTTGCAG GAAGTCATTGACCTGACCAAGGACctcttggcctcgcagcctgcAGACGCCACCCCCAGTGTCAATGGTGCCGCGCCGGCACCCATCAGGCACATCTGGAAAGTGGGAGACAAGTGTTTGTCCGTGTGGAGTCAGGATGGACA GGTGTATGAGGCCGAGATCGAGGAGATCGACCACGAGAACAGCACAGCCGCTGTCACCTTCACTGGCTACGGCAACGCTGAAATCATCCCCCTGCAGAACCTCAAAGCGGTGGAGGACCGCAGGCGTCTCGAAGACGACCTCGGCTTGTCCAGGAACAAATCAAG AAAGGAGCAGATCGCCGAGCAGCGAgaatacaaaaagaagaaagccCAGAAAAAGGTGCTGAGGATGAAGGAATTAGAGCAGGAGAGAGAGGACCAAAAGTCCAAGTGGCAACAGTTCAACAATAAAGCTTACTCAAAGAACAAGAAAGGACAG GTGAAGAGAAGCATATTTGCATCTCCAGAAAGCGTCAACGGGAAAGTTGGGGTGGGCACGTGTGGCATCGCAGACAAGCCCATGACGCAGTACAACGACACGTCCAAATACAACGTCAGGCATTTAATGCCACAGTGA
- the LOC133158006 gene encoding alpha-2A adrenergic receptor-like, producing MDCLNLTNKTAVARHLYGAQTSVPLTLLVGVLILLTVFGNVMVVIAVTTCRALRAPQNLFLVSLACADILVATSVMPFSLANELMGYWFFGKVWCEIYLALDVFFCTSSIVHLCAISLDRYWSITRAVEYNLRRTPRRIKCTILIVWVLAAIISFPPLITMKKDKGQEDRPECKINDEKWYIVFSSTASFFAPCAIMVLVYVRIYQVAKQRTRAPPGERSRENGPPEREDGEVNGELADESSSDGYEVTLCSLKKRRPARTAEWGREKPQANTSRWKGRQRRERRFTLVLAVVVGVFVLCWLPFFFTYTLTAMCACCVPETLFKMFFWLGYCNSSLNPLIYTVFNNDFRRSFKKILCRKTHVDL from the coding sequence ATGGACTGCCTGAACTTGACCAATAAGACGGCAGTGGCCCGGCACTTGTATGGCGCTCAGACCTCGGTACCTCTCACCCTCCTGGTGGGTGTCCTCATCCTGCTGACCGTCTTCGGCAACGTCATGGTGGTCATCGCCGTGACCACATGCCGTGCCCTCAGAGCCCCCCAGAATTTATTCCTGGTCTCTTTGGCGTGCGCCGACATCCTGGTGGCTACCTCGGTGATGCCCTTCTCCCTGGCCAATGAACTGATGGGTTACTGGTTCTTCGGCAAGGTGTGGTGTGAAATCTACCTGGCGCTGGATGTGTTTTTCTGCACGTCTTCCATCGTCCACCTGTGCGCCATAAGCCTGGACCGATACTGGTCCATCACACGGGCCGTCGAGTACAACTTGAGAAGAACGCCTCGGCGGATCAAATGCACCATCTTGATTGTTTGGGTGCTGGCGGCCATTATCTCCTTCCCGCCGCTGATCACCATGAAGAAGGACAAAGGCCAAGAGGACCGACCCGAATGTAAAATCAACGACGAGAAGTGGTACATTGTTTTCTCCAGCACCGCTTCCTTCTTCGCGCCCTGCGCCATCATGGTCCTGGTCTACGTGAGGATCTACCAGGTGGCCAAACAGAGGACAAGAGCCCCGCCGGGTGAAAGGTCACGAGAAAACGGACCCCCGGAGCGTGAGGACGGAGAGGTGAACGGGGAGCTGGCGGACGAATCATCATCGGACGGCTACGAAGTAACCTTGTGTTCTCTGAAGAAGAGGCGACCCGCCCGGACGGCCGAGTGGGGTCGCGAGAAGCCACAGGCCAACACCAGCCGCTGGAAAGGAAGACAGCGCCGAGAGAGACGCTTCACGTTAGTGCTGGCCGTGGTGGTGGGAGTGTTCGTCCTCTGCTGGCTGCCCTTCTTCTTCACGTACACGCTCACGGCCATGTGCGCCTGCTGCGTGCCCGAGACGCTCTTCAAGATGTTCTTCTGGTTGGGATACTGTAACAGCTCCCTCAACCCGCTCATTTATACCGTTTTCAATAACGACTTCCGCAGGTCCTTTAAAAAGATCCTCTGCAGAAAAACACATGTTGATTTATAA
- the bnip4 gene encoding BCL2 interacting protein 4: protein MSIPNDASSLEESLQGTWVESHFSAAASQSNSHHGSQELVMPTSTQQDDVENMLLDAQRESGRSSSGGSSQCNSPRRALTPLVWRGSGGSSLQSEEDLQERRQEVEVMMNKNADWCSRPENNPPKEFLLKHPKRSTPLSMRNSSVMKKGGVLSPDFLQLFLPSLIISHILAIGLGIYIGKRLASHHTL, encoded by the exons ATGTCGATACCAAACGACGCTTCTTCCTTGGAGGAGAGTTTGCAAG GTACGTGGGTGGAGTCACACTTCAGTGCTGCAGCTTCACAAAGCAACAGTCACCACGGAAGCCAGGAGCTCGTAATGCCCACGTCCACGCAGCAGGATGACGTGGAGAACATGCTGCTGGATGCCCAACGCGAGTCCGGCAGGAGCAGCTCAGGCGGCAGCTCGCAATGCAACAG CCCACGCAGAGCACTGACCCCTCTTGTATGGAGAGGCTCTGGGGGAAGCAGCTTGCAG TCAGAAGAGGACCTTCAGGAACGAAGACAGGAAGTGGAGGTGATGATGAATAAAAACGCGGACTGGTGCAGTCGACCCGAGAACAATCCGCCAAA GGAGTTCCTGCTCAAACACCCCAAGCGCTCCACCCCGCTCAGCATGCGCAACAGCAGCGTCATGAAGAAGGGCGGCGTCCTCTCGCCCGACTTCCTACAGCTCTTCCTGCCCTCCTTAATCATCTCGCACATACTCGCAATCGGCCTCGG GATATACATCGGGAAGCGCCTGGCCTCCCACCACACCTTGTGA
- the ppp2r2d gene encoding serine/threonine-protein phosphatase 2A 55 kDa regulatory subunit B delta isoform, producing MAGVAGGNDFQWCFSQVKGAIDEDVAEADIISTVEFNYSGELLATGDKGGRVVIFQHEQESKNRPHLRGEYNVYSTFQSHEPEFDYLKSLEIEEKINKIRWLPQQNAAHFLLSTNDKTIKLWKISERDKRAEGYNLKYEDGRLIDPFRITSLRVPVLMPMDLMVEASPRRIFANAHTYHINSISVNSDHETYLSADDLRINLWHLEITDRSFNIVDIKPANMEELTEVITAAECHPHQCNVFVYSSSKGTIRLCDMRAAALCDRHSKFFEEPEDPSSRSFFSEIISSISDVKFSHSGRYMMTRDYLSVKVWDLNMENRPVETYQVHEYLRSKLCSLYENDCIFDKFECCWNGSDSAIMTGSYNNFFRMFDRNTRRDITLEASRESSKPRATLKPRKVSTGGKRKKDEISVDSLDFNKKILHTAWHPKENVIAVAATNNLYIFQDKIN from the exons CCGACATAATCTCCACGGTTGAATTCAACTATTCGGGAGAGCTGCTCGCTACGGGAGACAAGGGCGGCAGAGTAGTGATATTTCAACACGAGCAGGAG TCTAAAAATCGGCCTCACCTGCGTGGCGAGTACAACGTTTATAGCACTTTTCAGAGTCACGAGCCTGAATTTGACTACTTGAAAAGTTTagaaattgaggagaaaatcaaTAAAATTCGGTGGCTACCCCAACAGAATGCTGCTCACTTTCTCCTTTCAACAAACG ATAAAACGATCAAACTGTGGAAAATAAGTGAACGAGACAAGCGGGCGGAAGGCTACAACCTGAAATATGAAGATGGCCGACTCATAGACCCTTTTAGAATCACCTCTTTACGG GTACCGGTGCTAATGCCCATGGATCTCATGGTAGAAGCCAGCCCGCGGAGGATCTTTGCAAATGCGCACACCTATCACATTAATTCCATTTCTGTAAATAGTGACCACGAAACGTACCTCTCTGCAGATGACCTAAGAATAAATTTATGGCACTTGGAAATCACAGACAGAAGTTTTA ATATTGTAGACATCAAGCCCGCTAATATGGAGGAGCTGACAGAAGTCATCACAGCGGCCGAGTGCCATCCCCACCAATGCAACGTATTTGTGTACAGCAGTAGCAAAGGCACCATCCGATTGTGCGACATGCGAGCGGCGGCGCTCTGCGACCGCCACTCAAAAT TTTTCGAGGAGCCCGAGGATCCCAGCAGCCGCTCCTTCTTCTCCGAGATCATCTCGTCCATCTCAGACGTGAAGTTCAGTCACAGCGGGCGCTACATGATGACACGTGACTACCTCTCTGTCAAAGTTTGGGACCTCAACATGGAGAACCGGCCAGTGGAGACGTATCAG gTCCATGAATACCTTCGCAGCAAACTGTGCTCTTTGTATGAAAACGACTGCATCTTTGACAAGTTTGAGTGCTGCTGGAATGGCAGTGACAG TGCCATCATGACGGGCTCGTACAACAACTTCTTCCGAATGTTCGACCGCAACACCCGGCGGGACATCACGCTGGAGGCGTCGCGGGAGAGCAGCAAACCGCGGGCCACGCTCAAGCCACGCAAAGTATCCACGGGCGGCAAGCGGAAGAAGGACGAGATCAGCGTGGACAGCCTGGACTTCAACAAGAAGATCCTGCACACAGCCTGGCACCCCAAAGAGAACGTGATCGCCGTGGCCGCCACCAACAACTTGTACATTTTCCAGGACAAGATCAACTAG